The region GTGGTAGTATTATAACAGAGAGGGGGAGGGGCGAGATTGAACAATTAATCTTTGGAATAAACTTAGTATGGAGGTGAAAGTAAATACCAGTATAGTAAATTGAAGACGGCCCAACAAGTCCAACTGACGATGGGACCTCTCAACAAGTTATCAATGTTTGCATCAATGCTTAGGCGGTTAGTGATTAGAAATTGAAACCACATACACATTGGAGAACAGGATACCACCAAAATGAGAAGTACAGGAAACATACATGAAAGTcaagaaattaacaaaaattaaaatgtttatatcAAGAACCACTGCCCACGTCTATGACATACTTTTCAACACTACCCCATActtttataatatttctatacGTGAAGGGATTGTATAAAAAAGGTACCCGGGGTTGGGTAACACCCATGATTATAATGAGCAGAACATACACCTATCTAGGAAATCAATCAGGCAGTAAAGAAAACACGGAATCAGGGTAGATATGTAcgtataatatacatatatttctcaTGTCAATTACTCCATACAGGAAAGGAATATTAGTTCATTTTCTCCCCTTCCTACTCTTCTTCTACATTTATTTCACAAGGAGAAGGCACTACTAGGAGACATCCCTTGTATCCAAGAGTAATACGtttctcaaatctcaatgtTCCTTTGGGAACCTTCAAAAAATCTTTTGTTCCTTTCTTTCCAGACTGACCAGACAAAGCAAGGAAGACTCTATTCTCTacttatttttccttttcctatGAAGCTGCCACCATTTAAGAAGTTCCATAATAGATTCTAGGCTGCAGCAAGACCAAATGAATACCCCCTAGAGGAAAAATGAAAGCAGTCATAGTCTTAATGTGCATAAAAAGATTATTTAGCCTCTAAACAAGATATACAAGAAGTAGTTAATGAGCACTCCCAATATTAATTTCATCAAAATCCCAAATTTTGGAAACAAACGCCTATTCCACTCCTTAACAATTTTTTAGGGTTTCGGCACGTCTAATTTCCATTCTTTGAGTACAAACAAGAACACCAACCCGAAATTACCTCAGAATAATTTCAAATTGCACTAAACTTCGCAAAGAAAACGTCCCATAAAGTTAAAGAATCGAAGAGAAAAGAGCAAGGAAAGTGACCAGCCTGCTTTCTGCGGGAAGAGGGATCAATATTTCCCGGACTTGATTGCTCTCTGACGATCTTGGATCTTGCTACTTCTCGAGCTAACTTCCGATTCAACCATCGTATCAAAATGACGGCTCCCAGGGCTTCCGCTCCGACGACCGTCAGCGCCCCAAGAAGAAACACTATCACCGACACCCACATCTCCACGCCTTTTCCCGCCTCGATAGCGTCAGGATTTATGGTAAACCATTTCGAAATTTTCCATACAGAAAAAGAATTTGATCGGTAAATGAGATTTCAGGCCGGCTTTTATTTCGCAGAAGAAAGTAACTACCGGTAACTGTATTTTGTACTGTGAACAATAAACCCCGAGGAATTAACTGAAATAGGcaattctcttctttttttttctttttcttttttttaaaaatacattaagtTTCTAATTTACACCCGAACTAAACTCGCATAACTCCTACCCGAAAATTGCTAAATGGGATAAGTCACGAGTTGCTAGTTAGTCCCTAGGTCCACTGCTTTCTACACTCTATGCACAATGGATCTAATGAAATGATGATGTCTCAAATGAATATCATAATCAAGTTGCAAGTCCAAATGGATAGCCTTTAAGCTCAAGGTCACAGGGTGGGGAACCAAGGATCACAAGCTTCAAGTTCTAATGGCAAGCTTCCCACTAGCACTAagggctcgtttggttcgcggaaaagggaagtggaagtgaaattccgtAGAAGAGTAGTTACCAGAaagataaattatgttgtttggttggtgaaaaaTAAGTTACTAGGAAGATatattctgttgtttggttggttttagaatgataaggaataatgtgtataaagaccCAAATGCCCCTATTGTGGCTTTGTGCGAAACACTCGAAgggaaactaagtgtagctgtgTGCAAGACACTTGGTCGATGTATGAGTATTGCTTTGTGCAAGATACTCGGAactgagtgtagctttgtgcgagacactcgggatTGAGTGTAGTTGTGTGTGAGACACCAGGAGTTGTAGAAGTGCTAGAATGGCATTTGTCACTATTGTATctaggtgattgaagatagtgaaatcTCTctttggagtgaaaggagaataGTGGATAaggaggattacaccacctctgaactactataaatctctctgtccATTTATTTTACTTGCTTATATTTGATTTGTGCATACTTATTTGGATCATCTCgtacataatttatattgtcATCTTGAACATCTTAGTATCTAGGATTTCGTGTCATCACATGTGCATGCAAGGTATAATTCATACTTGACTCATCCTATTAGTATTTGCTCAAATATTTCGTAACTCTCTATTCACTGCTTAGAATTATTCATCTAGGTTTGATATTCCCACGTCTGCATGTGAACAAAATTTTTACATACTTATTATTTTAGCTATTTCAAGAGTTTCCAACGTATTTCATGTGAAAGAACTCTTCATTTTTACGTGGTTTTAGCTATAGCACTttactatatttattttttgctgcGAACACTAAGTTGGTTATTTGTTTATCTTATTACTTAGAGTTGAAGTTAccaaagtgttataaagttttaaattgtcataaaagtctattccccccccccccccccctctagacttttacCGCCTTATCGGGACAAACAATTCCCAAGTATACCgagtgtagtcatctactactaCTAGAGTATACTTTCGACGACTTAAACTAACTAGGTCGATTGGACTGAACAAATCCATGTGCAATAAACTCAAAGGTCTAGAGTTTGTGTCACAAGATTTTGACTTGAACGAGAACTTTATTTGCTTTCCCTTTTGACAGGCTTCACAAATCTTATCCTTGTTGAAAGTCACTTTTGGTAGTCCCTCTACTAAGGCTCCTCTATCTAGCTTGTTAATGGCTTTGAAGTTGAGATGGTTAAATTTATGATGTCATTCCTAACTCAAGTCATTTTTACCTTTAGCTACTAGGCATACATTCGGCCTTGCCGATTCCCATGCGACAAAATACATGTTCTTTATTCTCCTCGCTAAAATAACTATTTGTCCATTATCTTCACTAATTACACATCATTTATCCTTGAAGAATTCCACTTTATATCCCTTGTAGCAAAAGTGGCTTGTGCTTAATAGGTTAAATCATAATCCTTCTACATAAGATACATCCCGAATTTTGAGTCTATTTTTGTTGATGTCGTCAACACCCTTGGTTTTGCCACTCGATTCGCTTCTAAAACCTACTTTAGGACCATCTATTTCTTGGCAGTTGctcaattttgat is a window of Ipomoea triloba cultivar NCNSP0323 chromosome 11, ASM357664v1 DNA encoding:
- the LOC115995804 gene encoding uncharacterized protein LOC115995804 isoform X3, which translates into the protein MWVSVIVFLLGALTVVGAEALGAVILIRWLNRKLAREVARSKIVREQSSPGNIDPSSRRKQAGLCLGSRCRKNPKSFSFGQSFETAKGKKRDLGGYTYKEICKIEGSFSHFNRIRCFSHRN